The Flavobacteriales bacterium genomic sequence GGCATGGGGTGCAGTTGTGAAAAACAATGGGGGCGATGTCGCGGTTGAAGGTAACGGTATCCGGCAGGTCGAATGCAAGTGTATCATCCTTAACCTGGCATCCGGTCATCCAGCACATTACCAGCACCGGCAGCAACATGTACCTGATTGCTTTCATTCAATCAAACAGCCCACGGCATCGGTTTCATTTACAGGAGGGTCCTGGCCGGACAGCACCGCTTCCAATGCATCCCGGAGGTAGTGTTCGGTGGCTTTGAGCCGTTGCTTGCCCAGGGAAAAGGCCCAGTTGTCGATCTTGCCGTGATAGCGTTCGGCGCCTGTAGAGTCCACCAGGAATGCTTCGGGTGTGATCGTGGCACCCAGTGTGTGGGTGAGGGTGTAGTCGGTATCCAGCAACACGGGCATGTTCGGATGAAACCGGAGACAGAAAGAATCGATCTCCTGCACGGAGTAGGAGGTACCTGCAAATACCATGTAGCATTGTACATGTTGACCTGAAAAGGCATTGTTCAGCCGGTTCAGGGTCAGGCTGTAGTTTTCGCTGAGGGGGCAGTCCGGACTGAAAAACGCGAATACGGTGGCAGGTGCCTGTTTAATCTCTTCCAGGGAAATGGTTGTTCCGTGCAACCCGGCCATGTTCAGCGTGGCGATTGAAGGACGACCTTCGCTGCAGCCGAAAAGCAGGGCCATCATGATAAGTGCGTTGTGCGCATAACGGAAACCAGACATCCTTCAAAGGTATGATTTCACACCGAGAGATGGGGCCTGTGAGGTATGGCAGGATTATCTACCTTTGCCGGAAACGGTCATGTGATGAGCAACTGGTACGCATCCTGGTTTGATTCACCCTACTATCACAAGCTGTATTCCCACCGCGATGAAAGGGAGGCGGCGGATTTTCTGGATAGGCTGATGGACGTGCTCTGTTTGCCAGCCGGAAGTCGTATTCTTGATCTGGCATGCGGGCGGGGCCGGCATGCGCACTCGTTGGCAGACAAAGGGTATGAGGTAACAGGCGTGGATTTGTCGCCGGCCAACGTGGAGGCCGCTTCTGCGGATGCCACTTCGCAGGAAGTGTTCTTCGTTCATGACATGCGCCAGATTTTCCGGGTTAACTATTTTGATGCGGTTCTGAACATGTTCACCAGCTTCGGGTATTTTCCTTCCGATCATGAGAACCTGTCGGTGATACGGGCGGCAGCGGCCAACATGAAACCCGGTGGCGTGCTGGTGATCGACTTCTTCAACGCGGAAGTGGCTGGAACATGTCTGCCTTGCAAGGAAGTAGTACAGGCGGGTGGACTGACCTTTGAAACGGAGAAAAAAAGGGTGGGGGATTGCTTTGTGAAGACCATCTGTTTCGAAGATCAGGGGCAGATGTTCAACTTTGAAGAAAAGGTCAGGGCTTTTTCCCTGGAAGATTTTAACCGTATGTTTGAGAAGAATGCACTGAGGCTGGAACAAACATTCGGTGATTATGCACTGGCACCCTTTGATGCACGCCATTCGGAACGTTTGATTATGGTGGCAAGAAAAATGTGCTGATGTGCTTATGTGCTGATGTGTTGATGGAGTGGGGAGGTAATGGAGTAAGAAGGTAAGACCAGATGATGGGTGGCCTTGGAGGTATTGAAGCTTTTTAAGATGTTATTGGCGATATGGATATTGTAGTTGCGCTCGGACTGATCCTGTCCGTTATACTGGGAAGCGGCATTGTGTTCGCCCTGCGCCCTAAAACGTCAACGGTGAAGTTCCTGCTCTCGTTCAGCGGTGCATATCTGTTGTCGGTATGTGTAATGGAGATGATCCCGGAAGTATACGGGGCATTGGCCATGCGCAGTGGGGTGTTTATTCTGGTGGGCTTTCTGATCCAATTGATCCTGAGCTATTTTTCTGATGGCATGGAGCACGGGCACATGCATACCGGTCAGCATTCCCTTTCAATGGCTGTACTGGTGAGCCTTTTCGTGCATTCGTTTGTGGAGGGCATGGCCCTGGGCGGGGATGTGCCGCATACGCATTTCGGTCAGTCGTTGCTGGCAGGCATCTTCCTGCATAAAATCCCTGTGGCGGTTGTGATTACCACCGTTCTCTCGCAAGGAACCATGAAGATGTCCAGGGTCTACCTGATACTCGCCATCTTTGCACTAACCAGCCCTGCCGGCGCCTGGTTTGCCACGCATGCAGAGACCCTGTGGATGCAGGAAGGTTTCCTGGTGCCTGTTGTGTTGGCAGTGGTTTCGGGTATGTTGTTGCATATATCCACCATCATCCTCTTTGAAACCAGTCACGACCACCGGTTCAATGCCTACAAGCTGATCACCATACTGGTTGGTGTATCCCTGGCTTTCGCCGCCCACTTTCTCGGTGCCTGATTGAACCTTTTGCATGGTTTGATTGTTTCTCATGGGAATTCATTGCCGGTGACCGGTACGGATACGTTTTAAAACTTCAGTCTTTGCGGCTGTTTGCGGTGGATTTTGTACATTTGCAACTTCATTTTTTATCAACCAACGAATATCATTCAAAACCCAATCTGGTATGTCAGTACTTGTAGGAAAGAAAGCTCCCTCGTTCACCGCAAAGGCGGTGGTTCACGGAGGTGAGATCGTTAACGACTTCTCCCTGGATCAATACCTGGGTAAGAAGCATGTCGTGTTTTTCTTCTACCCGAAGGATTTCACGTTTGTTTGTCCCACCGAACTGCATGCTTTCCAGGAGAAGCTGGCCGAGTTCGAAGCACGTGATGTGGCTGTTGTGGCCTGTTCCACAGATACCGAACAATCTCACTGGGGTTGGCTGCAAATGCCCAAGGAAATGGGCGGCATCAAAGGCATCACCTACCCGGTGGTAGCAGATACAGCCAAGACCATCAGCATGAACTTCGGTGTGCTTTTCGGTGAATACCAATACGATGAAAACGACCAAATGGCGGCTTCAGGCCCCATGATCGCTTTCCGTGGTCTGTTCCTGATCGACAAGAACGGTATCGTTCAACATCAGGTGGTGAATCACCTCCCGCTGGGTCGCAGTGTGGATGAGACCCTTCGCATGGTGGATGCCCTCCAGTTCTTCGAAGAGAATGGCGAGGTATGTCCGGCCAACTGGCGCAAGGGTGAAGTAGCCATGAAGGAGTCGCACGAAGGTGTGGCCAGCTACATGGCAGCCCGCTAACATCAGGCGAATGCATAAAAAGATGAGGCAGGTTCCTTCAGGAGCCTGCCTTTTTTATGACCAGGAATGCAAGGGTTGGATGAAGGGATATCCGTCGATTATGCCTTCTTCGCTTCATTCCACAACACATCCATCTCTTCCAGCGACATCTGGTCGAACGCCTGACCTTGGTCACGGGCCATGTCTTCCATGGCCTGGAAGCGGCGGATGAACTTGCGGTTGGTTTTTTCAAGCGCATCTTCCGGGTTCACACCGATGAAACGGGCGTAGTTGATCAGGGAAAACATCACGTCGCCGAACTCGGCTTCCACCGCCTCTGCACCGGGATTCTTTTCCACTTCTTCCCTCAGTTCTTCCATTTCTTCACGCACTTTTTCCCATACCTGGGAACGGTTGTCCCAGTCGAACCCCACACCCTTCGCCTTGTCCTGGATGCGTGAAGCCTTCACCAAAGCGGGCAATGAAACGGGTACGCCTTCCAGAACCGATTTCTTTCCTTCTTTCAGTTTCAGTTTTTCCCAATTGCGCTTCACATCCTCTTCGTTCTCAACCTTCACATCACCATAAATGTGCGGGTGGCGCTGGATCAGCTTTTCACAGATGCCATCCAGCACATCCTTCATGTTGAAATCGTTGGTTTCCGATCCGATCTTTGCATAGAACACGATGTGCAGCAGCAGGTCGCCCAGCTCGCCGCGGATCCCCTTCATGTCTTTTTCAAGGATGGAGTCCGCCAGTTCATACACTTCCTCGATGGTGAGGTGGCGGAGGCTTTCCATCGTTTGTTTTTTGTCCCACGGGCACTTCTCCCGCAGGTCGTTCATGATGTCGAGCAGGCGCTGGAAAGATTGTAAGGTGTCGTTCATGGCGAAGGTTTGAGGGGACAAGATACGGGAAATGAGTTGCAAGTCTCCCGCCTTCGCTAAAGCTACGGCGGGCAAGCAAGTCTCAAGTTGGTTGGGGAAAATGTTTGTCGTTTGTTGTTTCTGGTTTGTGGTTGGGCAGGCTTGCGTCAGCAGCACTTTCCTGATGGATGGTGCCTTGCTCCATAGGAGCAATACACCGGTGGCATCGGGTAGTGGAGAAATTCCAGCGTGCCATAGGTACGCCACAAGAATGACCGATTGTGATTGATGGGAGATTAGGAATGCGAGGTTAGGAATTGGACCATGCTCCAATCTGCATCATCCCATCCAAAGTGCTGTTGCTTCTTACACGTGCAAGAAGATGCATCACCTGGGTTCATCTACCAAAGGAATAAGAACTAACTTGAATCGGGGAGGGCATTGGTGCGCCCCGGGAGAGTTACAAGTCGCCCGCCTTCGCTAAAGCTACGGCGGGCAAGCAAGTTGGCGACCAGGGATGTTTAGCAATTTGCTCCATAGGAGCAACATATTGGTAGCATAGGGTTGGATGGGAGATGAAAGCGTGCCGTAGGTACGCCACAGGAAGTCTTGAGTCTCGAGTTACCCTCCTACGCTATAGCTTCGGCGGGCAAGTCTATTGTCTAATATCTAACATCCCAATACTAACGACTAATGACTTGCGACTAAAGACTATTATCTACCTTAGCAACCATGCGGTTCCCGGTATGTTTCATAACATCATTGGTGTGCTCCCTGCTTACGGTACGGGCGGCGACGCAACAACCTGCCGATTCGGTGCAAACCGGATGGCGCATCCAAAGCCGCTTCCACTATGGCTTCGTGATGTCGCACACCAAAAAGATGGGTCATCTCATCACGCAGCACTCCAGGGCTGCAGAGCTATGCGTGTCGCAACAAACCCGTGGCACCCGTTCCTGGGAACGGGCCTACAATTACCCTGAAAAAGGACTGATGCTCTTTTATACCGAATTGGGGAACCCGGTACTGCTGGGGCACGGACTGGGCTTTGCTCCCTACATACATCTGCCCCTGGGTGGAAACTTTCCAGCCGTTACCCGGCTGCGCATCGCCACCGGTCCCGGTTGGGTGGAGAAAACCTTTGACCGGATTGAAAACCACAAAAACACGGCCATGAGCAGCCACATCAACATCTTCATCCAGCTGATGTGGGATGCCCGGTGGAAACTCTCGGACCGGCTGAACCTGCACGCCGGGATCGGCCTCTCGCACTTTTCCAACGGGGCCTTCAAAACCCCCAACCTCGGTCTGAACCTGATGACGGTGAACACCGGTTTTTCTTGGGGAACCAGTGGCCAGAGTCAAACCGTGGTACATGACGCTCCTGAACCTGTAGACCACGCCTGGCAAGCCTCGCTGACACTGGGTGGCGGCCTGAAAGAGATTGTGCCCCCGGGCACGGATAAGTACCGCGCATGCACCGCCATCCTGGCTTTGTCGCGCAGGGGAGGCCTGAAAGGTGAATACGGCGCGGCATTGGAAGGATTCTACGACGCATCCGTGTACCACCAGGCATTGGCTGATAGCATCGACATAGGCAGCGAAGCGGCAGGCACACGTATGGGCGTGAGCGTATACGGTGGCCTGGTCATGGGGCGCCTTCATGTGCTGCTTTTTCAGGGCGCCTACCTTGTGGCGGCATACCCGGCACGTAAGCCCATCTTCCACAGGCTGGCCATCCGATACGATGTGAATGACCACTGGTATGCCAACTTCTCCCTGAAAACACATTTGTTTGATGCAGATTATCTGGAACTGGGCGCCGGATTCCGAATGCCGGTAAAAAAGAAGAAAGGGGCCGGGTAATGAAGAGAACGTGGTGGTATATATGTGTGACGGCATGGATGCTGTGGGCCGGTTGTAAACCCGAAAACCGTGGCGACTGTTTCAAAGGCGTGGGAGATTTCCGCGCGGAGTACCGGACCTTGCCCATGTTCGATAAGCTTCGGCTGGTAGGTAGGGTGGATGTGTATATCCAGATAGACTCGACCTATACAGCCCGCATCGAGGGAGGCGAAAACCTCTTGCCCAACATCCACACAACCGTAGAAAATGGAGAACTGGTGGTTAGCAACGACAACACCTGCAACTGGGTACGCCGTTTCGATACCCGGATCGCTGTGTATGTGACGGTGCCCGGCCTGATCGAAGTGACCAGCGACGGTCCCGGCCTGCTGGCCAGCCTGGATACGTTGCATGCCAACCAGCTGGATGTACATATGAAACGTCCCGGAGATGTACAGCTACTGGTAAAAGCCGGCCAGGTACTGGCGCATATGCACGGTGGCGGCGACCTCACACTTTCGGGATCAGCCGGCGTATTCCAGGTGAACACCGTGGGCACCGGCTTCACCCATGCCGAGAACCTGCAAACGGTCTGGACCTACATCTGGCAGTACTCCACCGGTAACGTATATGTCCGTGCCTCTGAAGAAGTGGGGGCCTATATCTATGCACCCGGGGATGTATATTATGCCGGGCATCCGAAAAAGTTAACGGTAAAAAGGGAGGGGAAGGGGAAGGCGTATCCGTTGGAATAGAACAACCGGATGTTTGATAGTCGCGAACGGCTATACATTTTTTACGGACGAATATTGAATGCCTGTTGACAATTTCTTGATAAGGATATACTTTGCTTGCATCTTATCTATCTCAATTCATATGCGACAGAAACTACACCCATTCCTTTTTGGTTTTTTTGTTGTGTGTTCTATGGTGAAAGCCCAGACCACCCATTTTTCAAGGGTTTACAGTGGAGGGGAAAGCATATTCGGTGTTACTACCATACAACTCAGTGACGGGGGGTATGTGATGGTTGGATCTTCAAGAGAATTTAATAATAATAAAGTCAACGGGCCGCTGGTATTGATGGTGTCAAATACTGGTGCCATCAAATGGTCCAAAGTATACGGAGCGTTTTCCGATGAATATTTCAATGATGTAGTAGAGGTTGGTGATTCATCTCTGGTTGCTTGCGGGCACACGGGTAAAGCGTTTTGGTATACGGGCGAGGGTGTTGTGGTAAAAATGAAATCGACGACCGGCGATGTGGAATGGGCCGTGCAAATCACCGATAGCGTATTTGGCTTTCAACCAATAAACATCATTCAAACGGATGACGATGGCTTTCTGGTAACAGGCAATGGAAAGAATAATTCCGGTTATCAGCAAATATTCCTGGTTAAGCTGGATGCCCAGGGTACAATGGAATGGAAGAAAATTCTTTCATACCCGAATATGCACATACAGGTGAATGCTTCCGTTCAATTGGCCGATAGCAGTTTTGTAATAGGAGGTACTATAACAGGTGATATGCCATATATGGCAGGTATTTCACCATCCGGTAACCTTGTGTGGTCCAGGTCCTATGATGTCATGGCCTCGCTGGATGGTATGGTGCGCACCCAATCGGGTCTTGTAAGTTTATTGCGGTTGTCTGGTTCCGCCAAGATCATGCATACAGACCATTCAGGTATGCCCCGATCGGTGATTTCATTGCAAAGGAACCTAAACTGTGCATACCCATATCTTTACTACAATTATAAGCCGGGCATGACATTGACAACCGACAGCAATCTCGTGATTATTGGATACGAAGATAGGTACAATGGTTCCGAATTTATCAAAACCAACCTGCAAGGTGTAGGATATTCCTACAGTGTCGGAATGGTGGCAAATGGCGTTAAGCCCTTGGAAGACGGTGGTGTGTTGCTCACAGGATATGGCCCGATGTATGGGATTAAAACAAATAGCTATGACCTTCATACCGGACTTGTCCGAACCAAAGCAAGCATGGACTCCGTGGAATGTGAGTTTGGTTCCTGGGCCCTTGTAACGGCACCGGATACCCTGTCTACGGATACCCTTATGTTTGATTCAACAGAACTGGGTCAGGTGGTGAGTTATACCCCGGTGGTGAGGAATATCGTCACGGATGAATATGCCGGATGTGTAGGGGTGTTGGGTTCTGTGGACGAAAAACAGGAGGCAATGCTTACAATGAGCGTTTATCCCAACCCCTCTTCAGGCATCCTGCAGGTACAGGTAGATGAACATGAACCTGTGGTACTGGAAGTATACAATTCCCTGGGCGTTCGTGTGGCTGTACGTCAACTGAACCCGGGCGTCAATGAACTGGACCTTGGTTCGCAGCCCAAAGGCATCTATTTCTACAGGGCGAGAACGGAGCAGGGCGCTTCCTCAAGCGGGCGCATGGTTCTGGAATAAACCGGTTCACAGGTACTGGCATTCCGCTTCGGATTTCCGTACCTTTGTTGTATGCAATTGATACTCGTTACCATCGGTTTGCTCGGGTTGGCATTCGCAGGAATTGCCATCAAGATTCTCGTGAAGAAAGACGGTCAGTTCGCCGGTACATGTGCCAGCAACAACCCCATGCTGCAGGAAGAAGGCGCCGTGTGCGGCCTTTGTGGTGCCAAGCCCAGCGAGCAATGCAAGAAGGAAGATTCGGAGTAATGCGCTGAATCTTATTCGGATGAAGCTTCTTCCTCTTCCAGGATTTGCTTCATATCATCGGTCATCCAGGTCTGGTAATGGCCATTTTCATCCCCATAGATCAAATAACCGCCCAGTTCGGGGTGTGATGCCAGGAATGTCTTTGCCTTGTCAACACCCATCACCATCATGGCTGTGGCGTATGCGTCGGCTGTCATACAATCTTTGGTAATGATGGTGGCGCTGAGCAGCGAGTGCCGCGCAGGGTACCCGGTTTTCGGGTCGATGGTGTGGGAGTACTTCACCCCGTTTTCTTCGTAGAACTTCCTGTAGTTGCCGGAAGTTGCCATGGACATGTCCTGCATCGAAGCCACGGCCTGTATCTCGTGTTCGTCGCTTTCCACCGGCTTGTCGATGCCGATTTTCCAGGCGGTGTTTTTCGGACTTACACCTGTGGCCCGTAATTCACCACCCACTTCTACCAGGTAGTTTTGGATATCAAGGGATGTCAGGTAGTCGCAGAGTACATCCACGGTGTAGCCCTGAGCAATGGCGTTGAAGTCAATTTTGATGCGGGGATCGCTTTTGTGCAACTCCTCATCGTGCATGTCCACCTTGTCATATCCCACCAGCTGAACCAGGCTGTCGATCATGCTGCTGTCGGGATGGGCCTTATCGGCATGACCGAAGCCCCAGGCATTCACCAGCTGCCCCACGGTACAATCGAAGGCACCATCGGTAGCTGCTGATACCTGTTCCGCTTTCTTAAATACGTTGTAGAAATGGCGGTCGTGGTAGCCTAGCTGCTCGTTCCTGTTCAAACGGCAGATGGTGGAAGAATCCACCCACAACGACATCGACATGTCGATCACATGCAGGATCGAGTCGATCGCAGTGCGAAGGTCGCGGGAATGGCCGTCGAGATACGTGATGTTGTAAGTGGTACCCTGGGTATAGCCGCTGATCTTTGTGTAATCGGCCTGCTGTCCGTCTGCATCGGGCTGCCTGTTGGTGCAGGCGCCGGCCCATAGGATTACAAACAGGGCGCAAGCCCGGAGCCATCTGGCAGACCGGAAAAAAGATCCGGAACCGGTATGGTGCGGCCGGATGCCGGGATTATCCACCGAAGTCGTCGAAGGACACATTTTCGGGAGGCACACCGAAGTCGTCACACATCTTGATCACGGCTGCGTTCATCATCGGAGGACCGCAGAAGTAGAACTCGATGTCTTCCGGGGCATCGTGCTTGCTCAGGTAGTTGTCGATCAACGCCTGGTGTACGAAACCGGTGAAGCCATCTCCTGCAGTATCATCCATGCCCGTTTTCGGCTTCCAGTTGTCTTCCGGTGTGGGTTCGGAGAGGACCAGGTAGAACTTGAAGTTGGGGAACTCCTTTTCGATCTGCTGGAAATCGTCGAGGTAAAACAGTTCGCGTCTGGAACGACCACCGTACCAATATGACACCTTTCTGCCGGTTTTCAGGGTATGGAAAAGGTGGAAGAGGTGTGAACGCATGGGGGCCATACCGGCGCCACCGCCCACATAGATCATTTCCGCCTGGGTGTCTTTGATGAAGAACTCACCGTAAGGGCCTGAGATGGTTACCTTGTCGCCCGGCTTGCGGCTGAATACGAAGCTGGAGCAAATACCGGGATTTACAGCCATCCATGTGTTTTTCGCACGGTCCCACGGTGGGGTGGCGATACGGATGTTGAGCATGATGATATTGCCTTCTGCCGGGTGGTTGGCCATCGAGTAGGCGCGGAAGATGGGTTCGGGATTCTTCATCTTCAGATCCCACAGCTTGAACTTGTCCCATTCCAACTGATACTCATCCGGCTTCTTGCCCATGCGCGGATGCGCGGTGATGTCGATGTCTTTGAAATCCACTTCGAGAGCGGGTACATCAATCTGGATGTATCCGCCGGCTTTGAAGTCGAGTGTTTCCCCGGGAGGGAGTTTTACAACAAATTCCTTGATGAAAGAAGCCACGTTGTAGTTGGATACCACTTCGCATTCCCATTTCTTGATACCGAAGATCTCATCGGGAATTTTGATCTGGATGTCATTTTTCACTTTCACCTGACAACCGAGACGCCAGTGATCCTGTGCTTCACGGCGTGAGAAGTAAGGCTTTTCTGTTGGCAGGATCTCTCCGCCACCTTCAAGCACCTGGCATTTACACATGGCACAGGTACCGCCGCCGCCGCATGCTGAGGGCAGGAAGATCTTGTTGTTGCCAAGGGTACTGAGCAGGCTGCTGCCGGCTTCCACCTCAATGGTTTTTTCTCCGTTGATGGTGACCTTTACAAGGCCGGAGGGCATCAGTTTTGCTTTCGCAAAAAGGATGATGGCGATGAGCAGCATCAGGAATACCAGGAAAACAACAATACTGGTAACAATGGTGGATGTCGCTGAAAGAATGAAAAACATATCTGGTCGTAATTAGAGTTTGATACCCATGAAGCTCATGAAAGCCATTCCCATCAATCCTGTCAGGATGAACGTAATGCCGAGTCCTTTCAGTGGTGCGGGTACATTGGAATAACGGATCTTTTCACGGATGGCGGCGATGGCTACGATGGCGAGGCACCAGCCCACTCCGGAACCGATTCCGAATGCGGTGGCTTCACCGATCGAGGGATACTGGCGTTCCTGCATGAACAGGGCGCCACCCAGGA encodes the following:
- a CDS encoding redoxin domain-containing protein yields the protein MSGFRYAHNALIMMALLFGCSEGRPSIATLNMAGLHGTTISLEEIKQAPATVFAFFSPDCPLSENYSLTLNRLNNAFSGQHVQCYMVFAGTSYSVQEIDSFCLRFHPNMPVLLDTDYTLTHTLGATITPEAFLVDSTGAERYHGKIDNWAFSLGKQRLKATEHYLRDALEAVLSGQDPPVNETDAVGCLIE
- a CDS encoding FAD:protein FMN transferase, which codes for MCPSTTSVDNPGIRPHHTGSGSFFRSARWLRACALFVILWAGACTNRQPDADGQQADYTKISGYTQGTTYNITYLDGHSRDLRTAIDSILHVIDMSMSLWVDSSTICRLNRNEQLGYHDRHFYNVFKKAEQVSAATDGAFDCTVGQLVNAWGFGHADKAHPDSSMIDSLVQLVGYDKVDMHDEELHKSDPRIKIDFNAIAQGYTVDVLCDYLTSLDIQNYLVEVGGELRATGVSPKNTAWKIGIDKPVESDEHEIQAVASMQDMSMATSGNYRKFYEENGVKYSHTIDPKTGYPARHSLLSATIITKDCMTADAYATAMMVMGVDKAKTFLASHPELGGYLIYGDENGHYQTWMTDDMKQILEEEEASSE
- a CDS encoding peroxiredoxin, which produces MSVLVGKKAPSFTAKAVVHGGEIVNDFSLDQYLGKKHVVFFFYPKDFTFVCPTELHAFQEKLAEFEARDVAVVACSTDTEQSHWGWLQMPKEMGGIKGITYPVVADTAKTISMNFGVLFGEYQYDENDQMAASGPMIAFRGLFLIDKNGIVQHQVVNHLPLGRSVDETLRMVDALQFFEENGEVCPANWRKGEVAMKESHEGVASYMAAR
- a CDS encoding T9SS type A sorting domain-containing protein, yielding MKSTTGDVEWAVQITDSVFGFQPINIIQTDDDGFLVTGNGKNNSGYQQIFLVKLDAQGTMEWKKILSYPNMHIQVNASVQLADSSFVIGGTITGDMPYMAGISPSGNLVWSRSYDVMASLDGMVRTQSGLVSLLRLSGSAKIMHTDHSGMPRSVISLQRNLNCAYPYLYYNYKPGMTLTTDSNLVIIGYEDRYNGSEFIKTNLQGVGYSYSVGMVANGVKPLEDGGVLLTGYGPMYGIKTNSYDLHTGLVRTKASMDSVECEFGSWALVTAPDTLSTDTLMFDSTELGQVVSYTPVVRNIVTDEYAGCVGVLGSVDEKQEAMLTMSVYPNPSSGILQVQVDEHEPVVLEVYNSLGVRVAVRQLNPGVNELDLGSQPKGIYFYRARTEQGASSSGRMVLE
- a CDS encoding NADH:ubiquinone reductase (Na(+)-transporting) subunit F, translating into MFFILSATSTIVTSIVVFLVFLMLLIAIILFAKAKLMPSGLVKVTINGEKTIEVEAGSSLLSTLGNNKIFLPSACGGGGTCAMCKCQVLEGGGEILPTEKPYFSRREAQDHWRLGCQVKVKNDIQIKIPDEIFGIKKWECEVVSNYNVASFIKEFVVKLPPGETLDFKAGGYIQIDVPALEVDFKDIDITAHPRMGKKPDEYQLEWDKFKLWDLKMKNPEPIFRAYSMANHPAEGNIIMLNIRIATPPWDRAKNTWMAVNPGICSSFVFSRKPGDKVTISGPYGEFFIKDTQAEMIYVGGGAGMAPMRSHLFHLFHTLKTGRKVSYWYGGRSRRELFYLDDFQQIEKEFPNFKFYLVLSEPTPEDNWKPKTGMDDTAGDGFTGFVHQALIDNYLSKHDAPEDIEFYFCGPPMMNAAVIKMCDDFGVPPENVSFDDFGG
- a CDS encoding DUF2807 domain-containing protein is translated as MKRTWWYICVTAWMLWAGCKPENRGDCFKGVGDFRAEYRTLPMFDKLRLVGRVDVYIQIDSTYTARIEGGENLLPNIHTTVENGELVVSNDNTCNWVRRFDTRIAVYVTVPGLIEVTSDGPGLLASLDTLHANQLDVHMKRPGDVQLLVKAGQVLAHMHGGGDLTLSGSAGVFQVNTVGTGFTHAENLQTVWTYIWQYSTGNVYVRASEEVGAYIYAPGDVYYAGHPKKLTVKREGKGKAYPLE
- a CDS encoding acyloxyacyl hydrolase, encoding MCSLLTVRAATQQPADSVQTGWRIQSRFHYGFVMSHTKKMGHLITQHSRAAELCVSQQTRGTRSWERAYNYPEKGLMLFYTELGNPVLLGHGLGFAPYIHLPLGGNFPAVTRLRIATGPGWVEKTFDRIENHKNTAMSSHINIFIQLMWDARWKLSDRLNLHAGIGLSHFSNGAFKTPNLGLNLMTVNTGFSWGTSGQSQTVVHDAPEPVDHAWQASLTLGGGLKEIVPPGTDKYRACTAILALSRRGGLKGEYGAALEGFYDASVYHQALADSIDIGSEAAGTRMGVSVYGGLVMGRLHVLLFQGAYLVAAYPARKPIFHRLAIRYDVNDHWYANFSLKTHLFDADYLELGAGFRMPVKKKKGAG
- the mazG gene encoding nucleoside triphosphate pyrophosphohydrolase — protein: MNDTLQSFQRLLDIMNDLREKCPWDKKQTMESLRHLTIEEVYELADSILEKDMKGIRGELGDLLLHIVFYAKIGSETNDFNMKDVLDGICEKLIQRHPHIYGDVKVENEEDVKRNWEKLKLKEGKKSVLEGVPVSLPALVKASRIQDKAKGVGFDWDNRSQVWEKVREEMEELREEVEKNPGAEAVEAEFGDVMFSLINYARFIGVNPEDALEKTNRKFIRRFQAMEDMARDQGQAFDQMSLEEMDVLWNEAKKA
- a CDS encoding ZIP family metal transporter, with product MDIVVALGLILSVILGSGIVFALRPKTSTVKFLLSFSGAYLLSVCVMEMIPEVYGALAMRSGVFILVGFLIQLILSYFSDGMEHGHMHTGQHSLSMAVLVSLFVHSFVEGMALGGDVPHTHFGQSLLAGIFLHKIPVAVVITTVLSQGTMKMSRVYLILAIFALTSPAGAWFATHAETLWMQEGFLVPVVLAVVSGMLLHISTIILFETSHDHRFNAYKLITILVGVSLAFAAHFLGA
- a CDS encoding membrane or secreted protein gives rise to the protein MQLILVTIGLLGLAFAGIAIKILVKKDGQFAGTCASNNPMLQEEGAVCGLCGAKPSEQCKKEDSE
- a CDS encoding methyltransferase domain-containing protein, with the protein product MAGLSTFAGNGHVMSNWYASWFDSPYYHKLYSHRDEREAADFLDRLMDVLCLPAGSRILDLACGRGRHAHSLADKGYEVTGVDLSPANVEAASADATSQEVFFVHDMRQIFRVNYFDAVLNMFTSFGYFPSDHENLSVIRAAAANMKPGGVLVIDFFNAEVAGTCLPCKEVVQAGGLTFETEKKRVGDCFVKTICFEDQGQMFNFEEKVRAFSLEDFNRMFEKNALRLEQTFGDYALAPFDARHSERLIMVARKMC